In Fusobacterium hwasookii, a single window of DNA contains:
- a CDS encoding N-glycosylase/DNA lyase: MKKNEYFEEIEKIYKEMITHFKERLNEFKNIWEKGSNKDIHLELSFCILTPQSKALNAWQAITNLKKDDLIYNGEAEELVEFLNIVRFKNNKAKYLVELREQMTKDGEIITKDFFKTLPTVIEKREWIVKNIKGMSYKEASHFLRNVGFGQDIAILDRHILKNLVKLEVIDELPKTVTPKLYLEIEEKMRKYCEFVKIPMDEMDLLLWYKEAGVIFK; the protein is encoded by the coding sequence ATGAAAAAAAATGAATATTTTGAAGAAATTGAAAAAATTTACAAGGAAATGATTACTCATTTTAAAGAAAGATTGAATGAATTTAAAAATATATGGGAAAAAGGTTCTAATAAAGATATTCATTTAGAATTATCTTTTTGTATTTTAACTCCTCAATCTAAGGCATTAAATGCTTGGCAAGCTATAACTAATTTAAAAAAAGATGATTTAATTTATAATGGAGAAGCTGAAGAGCTTGTAGAATTTTTAAATATTGTGAGATTTAAAAATAATAAGGCCAAGTATCTTGTTGAGTTAAGAGAACAAATGACAAAAGATGGAGAAATTATAACAAAAGACTTTTTTAAAACACTTCCAACTGTCATTGAGAAAAGAGAATGGATAGTAAAAAATATCAAAGGGATGTCCTATAAAGAAGCTAGTCACTTTTTAAGAAATGTAGGTTTTGGACAAGATATAGCTATACTTGATAGACATATCCTAAAAAATTTAGTTAAATTAGAAGTTATAGATGAGTTACCGAAAACTGTAACTCCTAAATTATATCTAGAAATAGAAGAAAAAATGAGGAAGTATTGTGAATTTGTGAAAATTCCTATGGATGAGATGGATTTATTACTTTGGTATAAAGAGGCAGGAGTAATATTTAAATGA
- a CDS encoding PTS mannose/fructose/sorbose/N-acetylgalactosamine transporter subunit IIC, producing the protein MLQALLLGLIAFVAQSEFALGTSLISRPIVTGLFTGLVMGDIKTGLIMGATLELAFIGSFSIGGSIPPDVVTGGILGVAFSIASKTGIETVLLLALPIATFTLILKNVYLGLLIPMLSHKADIYAEEGNTKGIERMQILSGLGLSFMLAAIVFFSYLLGSKVISSVLNAIPDFIQRGLAVATGIIPALGFAMLAKLLINKTVIPYLFLGFAIAIYSQIPLTGIAIMGAILSVIIVNITNGIELRYKTKNQGEVENDEDF; encoded by the coding sequence ATGTTACAAGCATTATTATTAGGACTTATTGCATTTGTGGCACAAAGTGAATTTGCTTTAGGAACAAGTTTAATATCAAGACCAATTGTTACTGGTTTATTCACAGGATTAGTTATGGGAGATATAAAGACAGGTCTTATAATGGGAGCTACTTTGGAACTTGCTTTTATTGGTTCATTTTCAATTGGAGGTTCTATTCCACCTGATGTAGTTACTGGAGGTATACTTGGAGTAGCTTTTTCAATCGCTTCAAAAACTGGAATTGAAACTGTACTTCTTTTAGCTTTACCAATAGCAACTTTCACTTTAATATTAAAAAATGTATATTTAGGACTTTTAATACCTATGTTATCACATAAAGCTGATATTTATGCTGAGGAAGGAAATACCAAAGGAATTGAAAGGATGCAAATATTATCTGGTTTAGGACTTTCTTTTATGTTGGCAGCCATTGTATTTTTTTCATATCTTTTAGGAAGCAAAGTTATTTCTTCTGTTTTGAATGCTATCCCTGATTTTATTCAAAGAGGTTTAGCTGTGGCAACAGGTATTATTCCAGCACTTGGATTTGCAATGCTAGCTAAGCTTTTAATTAATAAAACTGTAATTCCTTATTTATTTTTAGGTTTTGCTATTGCTATTTATTCACAAATTCCTTTAACAGGAATTGCTATTATGGGAGCAATTTTATCTGTAATTATTGTTAATATTACAAATGGAATTGAATTACGTTATAAAACTAAAAATCAAGGTGAGGTGGAAAATGATGAAGATTTTTAA
- a CDS encoding glutamine--fructose-6-phosphate aminotransferase, which yields MKETMLTNILEEEKILKNIISNFETKNSHLIKELIKIELKNILILATGSSMNAALITKYFISDILNINIEIKEPFNYYNYEKINENIDLVIAISQSGKSASTISALKYVKKCKNIPSIAITSNNMSIIAKESNMILDLGIGIEQVGFVTKGFSATVLNLFLLAIILAKEKKLISANQKEFYLKELNIIIENIPQVILKTENFIKEKKEIFLNAKRFIGIGYGASFGLVKEFETKFTETIRLPSQGFELEAYMHGPYLEANKEHIIFYFDNKGKLSERLFLLKNYMMPYIKQSFVIALDSGDISLNLNLNEHLATLLLIIPIQIMSYRIAEIKEIDLNIKIFEDFDKILKSKI from the coding sequence ATGAAGGAAACTATGTTAACTAATATTCTTGAAGAAGAAAAGATTTTAAAAAATATTATTTCTAATTTTGAAACTAAAAATTCTCATCTTATTAAAGAATTAATTAAAATAGAATTAAAAAATATTTTAATTCTTGCTACAGGCTCTTCTATGAATGCAGCTTTAATCACAAAATATTTTATAAGTGATATTTTAAATATTAATATTGAAATTAAAGAACCTTTTAATTACTATAATTATGAAAAAATAAATGAAAATATAGATTTAGTTATTGCTATTTCTCAAAGTGGTAAAAGTGCTTCAACTATATCTGCTTTAAAGTATGTGAAAAAATGTAAAAATATTCCAAGTATTGCTATTACTTCTAACAATATGAGTATAATTGCAAAAGAGTCAAACATGATTTTAGACTTAGGGATTGGAATTGAACAAGTTGGATTTGTTACAAAAGGATTTTCTGCAACAGTTTTAAATTTATTTCTTTTAGCAATAATATTAGCAAAAGAAAAAAAATTAATTTCAGCAAATCAAAAAGAATTTTATTTAAAAGAGCTTAATATTATTATAGAAAATATACCTCAAGTTATTTTAAAAACTGAAAATTTTATTAAAGAGAAAAAAGAAATATTTTTAAATGCTAAAAGATTTATTGGAATTGGTTATGGAGCTTCTTTTGGACTTGTAAAAGAATTTGAAACTAAATTCACTGAAACAATAAGACTTCCTTCTCAAGGTTTTGAATTGGAAGCATATATGCATGGACCATATTTAGAGGCAAATAAAGAACATATAATTTTTTACTTTGATAATAAAGGAAAATTAAGTGAAAGATTATTTTTACTTAAAAATTATATGATGCCATACATAAAACAAAGTTTTGTTATAGCATTAGATAGTGGAGATATAAGCCTAAACTTAAATTTAAATGAGCATTTAGCAACTTTACTTTTAATAATTCCTATACAAATTATGAGTTATAGAATAGCTGAAATTAAAGAAATTGATTTAAATATAAAAATTTTTGAAGATTTTGATAAGATTTTAAAAAGTAAAATCTAA
- a CDS encoding SIS domain-containing protein, which yields MSKYKEMLKFNEDEYRKSAELIIEAYPIAKKVADEISVEEYENIFFSAVGGSLAPMMAIGEIAKQITKKPVFIEQAAQLLTRGHKSLSNNSILITLSKSGDTKETVAMAKYAKENGIRVISLTKELNSPLALNSNYVIPMRHENGVEYEYMLLFWLFFRLMENNGDFSEYEKFAEQLKKLPENLLEAKYKFEPIAKEIGKKYYKEPYMIWIGSGETWGETYLFSMC from the coding sequence ATGTCTAAATACAAAGAAATGCTTAAATTCAATGAAGATGAATATAGAAAAAGTGCTGAGTTAATTATAGAAGCTTATCCTATTGCTAAAAAGGTAGCAGATGAAATTTCTGTTGAAGAATATGAAAATATATTTTTTTCAGCTGTTGGTGGGAGTCTTGCTCCTATGATGGCAATAGGAGAAATTGCAAAACAAATTACAAAAAAACCAGTTTTTATAGAACAAGCTGCCCAGCTATTAACAAGAGGTCATAAATCTCTTTCTAATAATTCTATTCTGATTACATTATCTAAATCTGGAGATACCAAAGAAACTGTTGCTATGGCTAAGTATGCAAAAGAAAATGGAATAAGAGTGATATCTTTAACAAAAGAATTAAACTCTCCTTTAGCATTAAATTCTAACTATGTTATTCCAATGAGACACGAAAATGGTGTTGAATATGAATATATGCTATTATTTTGGTTATTTTTTAGATTAATGGAAAATAATGGAGATTTTTCTGAATATGAAAAATTTGCTGAACAATTAAAAAAACTTCCTGAAAATCTTCTAGAGGCAAAATATAAATTTGAACCTATTGCCAAAGAAATAGGAAAAAAATATTATAAAGAGCCTTATATGATTTGGATTGGAAGTGGAGAAACTTGGGGTGAGACCTATTTATTCTCAATGTGCTGA
- a CDS encoding AEC family transporter → MENFLLAFNVVFPIFLIMMLGVILKRKSMVDEKSLNVMNSLIFRLFMPTLLFFNIYNMGDLSTLSFDNLKLLAYAFISILTVLFLAWLIYMPNVKDRKKLSVLIQGVYRGNFVLFGLAIADSLYGKESLGTVSLLTAIVIPTFNVIAVILLEYYSGREISKLKLLKQVFKNPLIIATLTAIVFLVLKISIPKPVYKAIGDISKIATPLAFLVLGAGLKFGNILKNLKYLISVNILRLIGNPLITVGLGKLLGFQGIELVALLSMSACPTAVVSYTMAKEMNADGDLAGEIVATTSILSIFTIFCWVLTLKNLGWI, encoded by the coding sequence ATGGAAAATTTTTTATTAGCATTTAATGTTGTTTTTCCGATTTTTCTTATAATGATGTTAGGTGTAATTCTAAAAAGAAAAAGTATGGTAGACGAAAAATCTTTAAATGTCATGAATTCTTTGATATTTAGATTATTTATGCCTACACTACTTTTTTTCAATATTTATAATATGGGAGATTTATCAACTCTTTCATTTGATAATTTAAAGTTATTAGCTTATGCTTTTATAAGTATTCTTACTGTTCTTTTTCTTGCATGGTTAATCTATATGCCTAATGTTAAAGATAGAAAGAAATTATCTGTTTTGATCCAAGGTGTGTATAGAGGGAACTTTGTTCTTTTTGGTTTAGCTATTGCAGATAGCTTATATGGAAAGGAAAGTTTAGGAACAGTTTCATTATTAACAGCTATTGTAATTCCGACATTTAATGTCATAGCAGTTATACTGTTGGAATACTATTCAGGTAGAGAAATAAGTAAATTAAAGCTTCTAAAACAAGTATTTAAAAATCCTTTAATAATTGCAACATTGACTGCAATAGTTTTTTTAGTATTAAAAATAAGTATTCCAAAGCCAGTATATAAAGCTATAGGAGATATATCAAAAATAGCAACACCATTAGCTTTCCTTGTTTTAGGAGCAGGATTAAAATTTGGCAACATATTAAAAAATTTAAAATATTTAATTTCTGTAAATATATTAAGACTTATAGGAAATCCATTAATAACTGTTGGGCTCGGGAAATTATTAGGTTTTCAAGGAATAGAATTGGTTGCTTTACTTTCAATGAGTGCTTGTCCAACAGCAGTAGTTTCATATACTATGGCAAAAGAGATGAATGCTGATGGAGATTTAGCAGGAGAAATTGTTGCAACAACAAGTATACTTTCAATATTTACAATTTTTTGTTGGGTACTTACATTAAAAAATTTAGGCTGGATATAA
- a CDS encoding ClbS/DfsB family four-helix bundle protein, which produces MKEYTSKAELTNTIKASYKKYIDEFKNIPEDLKDKRFEEVDRTPAENLAYQVGWTTLLLKWEKDEKAGLEVHTPSENFKWNNLTELYKCFNKEYSNLSLVELKSILNKNISDIYKMIDEIPEDELFKPHQRKWADSSTKTAVWEVCNFIHINTIAPFGTFRTKIRKWKKLALQKN; this is translated from the coding sequence ATGAAAGAATACACATCAAAAGCAGAATTAACAAATACAATTAAGGCTTCATACAAAAAATATATTGATGAATTTAAAAATATCCCAGAAGATTTAAAAGATAAAAGATTTGAAGAAGTTGATAGAACTCCTGCTGAAAATTTAGCTTATCAAGTTGGCTGGACAACTTTACTTTTAAAATGGGAAAAGGATGAAAAAGCTGGTTTAGAAGTTCATACACCTAGTGAGAATTTTAAATGGAATAATTTAACTGAATTATATAAATGTTTTAATAAAGAATATTCTAATTTATCCTTAGTTGAATTGAAATCTATTTTAAATAAAAATATTTCTGATATTTATAAGATGATAGATGAAATACCTGAAGATGAATTATTTAAACCACATCAAAGAAAATGGGCAGATAGTTCAACCAAAACTGCTGTTTGGGAAGTTTGTAATTTTATTCATATAAACACTATTGCACCTTTTGGAACTTTTAGAACAAAAATTAGAAAATGGAAAAAACTTGCTTTACAAAAGAATTAA
- a CDS encoding MalY/PatB family protein, producing the protein MEKEKFLKEYLVERKGTNSLKWDALDVRFGSANLVSMWVADMEIKTPKEIVEALKERVEHGVFGYSYVSDEYYNAVIKWHKEKHNYEIKKEWIRFSTGVVTAIYWFINIFTKVNDSILILTPVYYPFHNAVKDNNRKLITCDLKNTDGYFTIDYDEVEKKIIETDIKLFIQCSPHNPAGRVWKEEELAKILEICKKHNVLVISDEIHQDIVMKGYKHIPSAIVENGKYSDNLITISAASKTFNLAGLIHSNIIISNDELRKKYDDEIKKINQTECNILGMLATQIGYEKGEYWLENIKELIEDNFNYLKSELNKNIPEITVTNLEGTYLVFLDLRKIIPIDKVKEFIQDKCNLAIDFGEWFGANFKGFIRINLATDPQIVKKAVENIISEYKKLN; encoded by the coding sequence ATGGAAAAAGAAAAATTTTTAAAAGAATATTTAGTTGAAAGAAAGGGAACTAACTCATTAAAATGGGATGCCTTAGATGTTAGATTTGGGTCTGCTAATTTGGTTTCTATGTGGGTTGCTGATATGGAAATTAAAACTCCAAAAGAAATTGTTGAAGCTTTAAAAGAAAGAGTAGAACATGGTGTCTTTGGATACTCATATGTTAGTGATGAATATTATAATGCTGTTATTAAGTGGCATAAAGAAAAACATAATTATGAAATAAAAAAAGAATGGATAAGATTTTCAACTGGAGTTGTAACTGCTATTTATTGGTTTATAAATATTTTTACAAAAGTTAATGACTCTATTCTTATTTTAACTCCTGTTTACTATCCTTTCCATAATGCAGTGAAAGATAATAATAGAAAACTTATTACTTGTGATTTAAAAAATACTGATGGATATTTTACTATTGACTATGATGAAGTTGAAAAGAAAATAATTGAAACTGATATTAAATTATTTATACAATGTTCTCCACATAATCCAGCTGGTAGAGTTTGGAAAGAAGAAGAGTTAGCTAAAATATTAGAAATTTGTAAAAAACATAATGTATTAGTTATATCAGATGAAATACACCAAGATATAGTAATGAAAGGCTATAAACATATTCCATCTGCTATTGTAGAAAATGGAAAATATTCTGATAATTTAATAACAATATCTGCTGCTTCTAAGACATTTAATTTAGCTGGATTAATTCATTCAAATATTATTATTAGTAATGATGAGCTAAGAAAAAAATATGATGATGAAATAAAAAAGATTAATCAAACTGAATGTAATATTCTTGGAATGCTTGCAACACAAATAGGTTATGAAAAAGGAGAATATTGGTTAGAAAATATAAAAGAGTTAATTGAAGATAACTTTAATTATCTAAAATCTGAATTAAATAAAAATATTCCTGAAATCACAGTAACTAATTTAGAAGGAACATATTTAGTATTTTTAGATTTAAGAAAAATTATTCCTATTGATAAAGTAAAAGAATTTATTCAAGATAAATGTAATTTAGCAATAGACTTTGGAGAATGGTTTGGAGCAAATTTCAAAGGATTTATTCGTATAAATTTAGCAACAGACCCTCAAATTGTAAAAAAAGCAGTAGAGAACATAATAAGTGAGTATAAGAAATTAAACTAA
- a CDS encoding PTS sugar transporter subunit IIB, translating to MILLLRVDHRLLHGQVVFSWVQNLKADCILIANDSVATDELRKSTLKLAKPQEIKLVIKNINDAIDSINSGITDKYKLLIIVESIEDAYKITKETKQIKQINLGGIKPRENSKNISKTINLLENEELMLKDLIKNGIEIEIRQLATDNKILYK from the coding sequence ATGATACTTTTATTAAGAGTTGATCACAGATTACTTCATGGGCAAGTAGTTTTTTCATGGGTACAAAATTTAAAAGCTGATTGTATTTTAATAGCTAATGACAGTGTAGCAACAGATGAACTTAGAAAATCAACTTTAAAACTAGCTAAACCACAAGAAATAAAATTAGTTATTAAAAATATAAATGATGCTATTGATTCAATAAATTCGGGTATTACAGATAAATATAAACTATTAATAATAGTTGAATCTATTGAAGATGCATATAAAATTACAAAAGAAACTAAGCAAATTAAACAAATAAATCTTGGAGGTATTAAACCAAGAGAAAATAGTAAAAATATTTCAAAAACCATAAACTTACTAGAAAATGAAGAATTAATGCTAAAAGATTTAATAAAAAATGGAATTGAAATAGAAATCCGACAACTAGCAACAGATAATAAAATTTTATATAAATAA
- a CDS encoding replication initiation protein — MKKIIDLIDNSNLFDIEIEYTKKFSKNDIYFKQFLIQKIIKTNEKIFYLTEKEAKKILIFQHGENFDIFLKKFCSKRLIIKYKKPEEEYYEFILNIISSVLKNKNTYVLKVSEDFYKIFNSEKNDFKFYQLNIFLGFSNIITRKLFNLIKNIYNELSIEISLDNLRRYLDLEESYERFFDFEKKILIPSLKEIENFTSYKILYSKIKNSVSTNAKVKLIRFDIIQKSDNKNDISILYNLVKPFAQNLYTLQKFISYQTNFYSYEYLKKNIEYSLLHSKNNLDSFLVEAIKYDWVNTKFKEKLEKYSKKYSLIFKLSQKIITIEEFRKVILKNIEKNEWDKELALILNFMKISARIFENDIYKDNNLLKNKVYLTFYKNLQETNECVFEDEKTIILAEFNQNCSNSNLAILKK; from the coding sequence TTGAAGAAAATTATAGATTTAATAGATAATTCTAATCTTTTTGATATTGAAATTGAATATACAAAAAAATTTTCTAAAAATGATATATATTTTAAGCAATTTTTAATACAGAAAATAATAAAAACTAATGAAAAAATTTTTTATTTAACAGAAAAAGAAGCAAAAAAAATCTTAATATTTCAACACGGAGAAAATTTTGATATTTTTTTAAAAAAGTTTTGTTCAAAAAGACTTATTATAAAGTATAAAAAACCTGAAGAAGAGTATTACGAATTCATATTAAATATAATTTCTTCTGTTTTAAAAAATAAAAATACATATGTTTTGAAAGTAAGTGAGGATTTTTATAAAATATTTAATTCTGAAAAAAATGATTTTAAGTTTTATCAATTAAATATATTTTTAGGTTTTTCAAATATAATTACTAGAAAGCTTTTTAATCTCATAAAGAATATTTATAATGAATTATCAATTGAAATATCTCTTGATAATTTAAGAAGGTATCTTGATCTAGAGGAATCTTATGAAAGATTTTTTGATTTTGAAAAAAAAATATTAATTCCCTCTTTAAAAGAAATAGAAAATTTTACATCATACAAAATTTTATATTCAAAGATTAAAAATTCTGTAAGTACAAATGCTAAAGTAAAGTTAATTAGGTTTGATATTATTCAAAAGTCAGATAATAAAAATGATATTTCAATTTTATATAACTTAGTAAAACCTTTTGCTCAAAATTTGTATACACTTCAAAAATTTATTAGCTATCAGACTAATTTTTATAGCTATGAGTATCTTAAAAAAAATATTGAATATTCACTTCTTCACAGTAAAAATAATTTAGATAGCTTTTTAGTAGAAGCAATAAAATATGACTGGGTAAATACAAAATTTAAAGAAAAATTAGAAAAATATTCAAAAAAATATAGTTTAATTTTTAAATTAAGTCAAAAAATTATTACCATTGAGGAATTCAGGAAAGTGATTTTAAAAAATATAGAAAAAAATGAATGGGATAAAGAGTTAGCTTTGATACTAAATTTTATGAAAATTTCAGCTAGAATATTTGAAAATGATATATATAAAGATAATAATTTATTAAAAAATAAAGTATATTTAACTTTTTATAAAAATTTACAAGAAACAAATGAATGTGTATTTGAAGATGAAAAAACTATAATTTTAGCAGAATTTAATCAAAATTGTTCAAATAGCAATTTAGCAATATTAAAAAAATAA
- a CDS encoding PTS sugar transporter subunit IIA, with amino-acid sequence MYQFIIATHGLFAEGIKNSIEIILGKFENLSTLSCYTDSNFNLKKEIDEILKKYNNKEVIVITDIFGGSVNNLFMEEIPLNKNIHLITGLNLPLVLNLLEEQENYLIPEELIQNSIEISSDAVKYCNLELIKTSKNEDEDF; translated from the coding sequence ATGTATCAATTTATAATTGCAACACATGGTTTATTTGCAGAGGGAATAAAAAATTCAATTGAAATTATTCTTGGAAAATTTGAGAATTTAAGTACTTTATCTTGTTATACAGACTCTAATTTTAATTTAAAAAAAGAAATTGATGAGATATTAAAAAAGTATAATAATAAAGAAGTTATTGTAATTACTGATATTTTTGGAGGAAGTGTTAATAATTTATTTATGGAAGAAATTCCTTTAAATAAAAATATTCATTTAATAACTGGGCTAAACTTACCTTTAGTATTAAATTTACTTGAAGAACAAGAAAATTATTTAATTCCAGAAGAATTAATTCAAAATTCTATCGAAATTTCATCAGATGCAGTTAAATATTGTAATTTAGAATTAATAAAAACTTCAAAAAATGAAGATGAAGATTTTTAA
- a CDS encoding PTS system mannose/fructose/sorbose family transporter subunit IID — protein MMKIFNNIENKEMNKELDRVFWRSFQMEFAWNYERQMNLGYVYAMIPVLKKIYANDKEGLKKALKRHLEFFNMTPHIVTLMLGISSAMEKENSESENFDENSINNIKTALMGPLSGIGDSFFWGTLRLLATGIGTALSLQGNILGPILFLLIFNIPHIFIRYIFTKLGYKLGIEFLNKLEKNGIMEKLTFGASILGLTVIGAMIARMIEISTPLILGSENNPIASQGILDDIMPGILQLGIFGIVYYLLGKKVKPLTILLGMAIVGILGSFIGIF, from the coding sequence ATGATGAAGATTTTTAATAATATTGAAAATAAAGAAATGAATAAAGAACTTGATAGAGTATTTTGGAGATCATTTCAAATGGAATTTGCTTGGAATTACGAAAGACAAATGAATCTTGGCTATGTTTATGCAATGATACCTGTATTAAAAAAAATTTATGCTAATGATAAAGAAGGGTTAAAAAAAGCTTTAAAAAGACATCTTGAATTTTTTAATATGACACCTCATATTGTAACTTTGATGCTTGGAATTTCTTCTGCAATGGAAAAAGAAAATTCTGAATCAGAAAATTTTGATGAAAATTCTATAAATAATATAAAAACTGCTTTAATGGGACCTCTTTCTGGGATTGGAGATTCTTTCTTCTGGGGAACTTTAAGGCTTCTAGCAACAGGAATAGGAACTGCTCTCTCTTTACAAGGAAATATACTAGGACCTATATTATTCCTTTTAATATTTAATATTCCTCATATTTTTATAAGATATATTTTTACAAAGCTTGGTTATAAATTAGGAATAGAATTTTTAAATAAATTAGAAAAAAATGGAATAATGGAAAAATTGACTTTTGGAGCTTCTATTCTTGGTTTAACAGTGATAGGAGCAATGATTGCTAGAATGATAGAAATAAGCACTCCTTTAATTTTAGGTAGTGAAAATAATCCAATAGCTAGTCAAGGAATTTTAGATGATATTATGCCAGGTATTTTACAACTAGGTATATTTGGAATAGTTTATTATCTTCTTGGAAAAAAGGTAAAACCTTTAACAATTCTTTTAGGAATGGCTATTGTAGGAATTTTAGGCTCATTTATAGGAATATTTTAG